CGGACCAGAACAGAAACAAGGTGAGCACCAACGAGAACCACTCGCCGGCAGCATAGGCCGTGGCATAGTTCGAGTAAACGAGGGTCTGGATGATGGCAGCTATCACGGCCGGCCCAGCAAAGACGAAAGAAGAGTAGACGAGAGTCAGACGTGCGAGCCGCTTGTCGGGATCTCGAGCACCCGACCAGCGGAGTCTCAAGTGGTACCACCAGCCGCCGACCCACCAAAGAAAAATTCCACCGAGAGCTCCGGATACGAGAACCCAGAGCCAGAATCCGGCCCATTGCTCGGCGACGAATGGCCGCAAGATCTCCCAGGCTGGCCGCGGCCGTCCGAGTTCTGACCGCAGGAGCTCCATCGCGACGCGTTCGATGGCATTCGCCATTCCGTAGAACCATCCGACCAATAGAACAGCCGGGGAGTGCTCGAGGGCCGGCCGTCCCGAAAAGAAGGATCTCGGGCTTACGAAGAGCTCCGCCAAGTGTTTCGGCAAGAGCGGGGAAGTGCCAGACCCCGTGTTCGGGGGCAGGCCGGAACGGGCGGCTCGCGACGTCGACTGCGTCTTTGCGGTCATCTCTCGATCCCTTCTTCGGCAAGGTGCCGTCGAAACGTCCCTGCGGGAACGATTCCGGCACCTTCACCCACAAATGGCGGCCGCCTCCAAAGCATTTCATCCGCGAATGACCGTGCTTGTCGTCTCGAGCCCTATTCTGGTTGTTGATGGCGTTCTCCGGTAGGGGAGTCCGACTTGCCGGCGCGAGCCGGAAGGGTACCGATTCGATTGCGAACGAGGACGCCTTTCGTTTGTTTCACGAGGCGTCGTGCGGCGTGGTTTTCGACGGTGCCGGGCGCGCGAATCAGGCGGCGAAGCGTGGGGCATCTCAGTTCGAGCGCCTCTTGCGGAATCGTCCCCCGGTGAGCCTCCCGGACTGGGCTCACCTCGCGAAGCTTATCGACTCCTTTCTGGTGGGCATCGGGAGGAGCACCTTGGCCGGATTTCGCTTCGTTCGCGGCGAAAGCGGCTGGATCGTTTCTGGAGTCGTGATCGGTGATGCAAAGCTTCTCCACGTCTCGAGGGAGGGGGAGGTTCGCTTCGTTTCACAGTCCGGCAAAGACTTCCTGGGAACCGGAGCCATCGATCCGGTTGGCGTTTATCTGCGTCCACAACAGCACGACATCGTTGTTGCTGCCTCGGACGGCGCCTGGGCCGCTCTCGGGGGCGCTCATAAGATGGTCCGAGAGATCCTGAGCGTGGCGCTTCGTGGGCCGATCGCCGAGGTTCCGGTGCGGCTGTTGGAGAAGCCCCGGTTCCTCCTTGACGACGCCACGCTGGTCATCGGGATTCTCGACGAATAACCCACGCCTTATGCGAGAGTCAGAGCGACAGTTCGGACGAATTTCCGTGCGCCTCATGCATGGCGACATCGCCACGGTTCAGGCCGACGTTCTCGTGAACGCGGCGAACACCCAGCTCCACATGGGAGGGGGTGTGGCGGCGGCGCTTCGCTCCCGCGGTGGAATCGAGATCCATCAGGAGGCGATTCGACAGGCCCCGGCCGCGCTCGGGACCGTCGTTCGGACCCACGCGGGAAGGCTTTCCGCTCGTTTCGTCTACCACGCGGTCGTCATCGATTACGACGTGAGCAAGGGAACGTCGGCTTCGGACGTGGCCACCGTGATGCGAAACATCCTCGCGCAGGCTGCCTCCGACGAAGTGAAGAGTCTGGCGCTTCCTCTCTTCGGTGCCGGGGTGGGAGGGCTCTCCATCGAAACTTCCCTGGAAACGATTCTCGACGAGATCGAGCAGGGGAGCCGAGATCTCGAGGGACCGCTCCAGGTCACGATCGCGGTCCGCGACCGCGAGGAGCTCGAGAGGGCCCGAGAGTGCTTCCGCAGCTATACCGATCGCGAATCGCGCAAGAGGGAAGAATCGAGTCTTGCGAACGATTTCCTGAAGGAGCTTCTGAAGAAGCGCCGAGATTGAATCTCGACGCACGGTCAGTCTCGCGTTCCCGCCCAGAAAGTTTTCGGATACATGAACCGTGGTTGTCGCAAGAAGCAGGTAGTATCCAAATGGGTCGAACCAAGGAGAAAAGCGATGCGTCACGTCTACCTGCTTGCGAACCTACGCCAACACGCTCTTGCGGAGAAGCTCGCCGAGTCCGTCCGGCGTTATGTGGATGGGCGCGAGGACATCGACGTCCATCCACGAATCTTCGTGCGAGCCGGGCGCGTGAACATCGAAGGTATTCCCCCGCGCATCGCGAAGGAGCTCCAGGAATGGTGCGCGGGTGAGCTGGAGCGGTTCCGGTCCACGTCGATTCTGCGGTAGCTCGATGTCGCCCCCGGTTGATCGCCCTTCCCGCTCGTGTGACACTGAAAGACACCCCATTTTCGACATCGTTTCTACCATGACGTCCATGGGCCGAGGCCAGCTCGTGAGCCGCACCTGGCGGCTCGTCCGTCTGCTCGATAACGCGCGGGGGCGGACGCTCTCCGAGCTCGCGGATGAGCTCGGCTGCAGCAGCCGTACGGTGATTCGCGATCTGAGGGGCCTTCAGGACGCGGGGCTTCCCATCTACGACGAGCGCGAGGGCCGGGAAAAACTCTGGAAGTTCGTCGAGGGATTCAAGTCTCGCGTGCCTCCTCCCTTTACCGTGACCGAGCTTCTCGCACTCTACTTCGCCAGGAGGCTATCCCGTGTCCTCCGCGACACCCCCTTCTACGCTTCGCTCGAATCGGCGCATGCCAAGATTGCCGGCCTCCTGCCGCCGGAGAGCCGTGCCCTCATCGACGAGTACGACGCCGTACTCGCCGCACGACCGGGGCCGTTCAAGGACTACAGCCGCCAACGAAAACTGATCGAGGTGGCGACCGAGGCCGCCCGCAATCGCAGGAGTCTCGACGTCACCTACCACACCTTTTCTCGGGGTGTCGTGACCGAGCGGCGGATCGACCCGTACCGCCTCTTCTACTTCCAGGGCGGGCTCTACGTCATTGGGTTCGACCATCTTCGCAACGAGATTCGAATCTTCGCTCTCGAGCGGATTCAGCGGTGGACGCTCACCGAGGAAACCTTCACCCTCCCCGAGGGCTTCGACTTCGAACGGCACATGAAGAGTGCCCTCGGCATCTTCCGGGGAAGGGAGATCGAGGCGCGGATTCGATTCCGGCCCTCGGCCGCTCCGTTCGTCGCCGAGCGCCAGTGGCACGAAACGCAGGAGATTTCGACCGCGCACGATGGAAGCATCGTGCTCACGATGCGGGTCGCCGACACCCTCGAGCTCCGGCGCTGGATCCTGAGCTTCGGCTCCGACGCCGATGTGCTGGAGCCGGAACACCTGCGACGTCAGATCCGTGACGAGGCCCAGGCCATCCTGGATCAGTTCGAGCGATCCGACTTCGTTCCCGGCCAGCTTCACCTACCGATCGAGGACTTCCTGGAACGGCAAATACGCATCGGGGGCTAGACGGAGGCCGGCGCGTCGACGCCGGACCAGAGGTTCGCCGAATTCAGCTCTTCGCGGCCGCAGGCTTTGAGGTAGAGGAACAGCTGCATTCGATAGGCTGCGCAGCCGCAGAGCACCGCGTTGACCAGAAAGGCCCCGCGGGCCGTCTTCTGGCCGAACATCTCGATCTCGGCACGCAGCTCCGCGTCCGAAACGTCGGCGAGCTGGGTCGCGTAGGTGTCGGTTTGAGTACCGATCATGGCCAACGTTTGATCGAACGTCCTGGCTGTCGCCTCCTGCTCGGCAGCACTCCACTCGGACTCGTCGAAGGCGCCCGCT
This portion of the Vicinamibacteria bacterium genome encodes:
- a CDS encoding macro domain-containing protein → MHGDIATVQADVLVNAANTQLHMGGGVAAALRSRGGIEIHQEAIRQAPAALGTVVRTHAGRLSARFVYHAVVIDYDVSKGTSASDVATVMRNILAQAASDEVKSLALPLFGAGVGGLSIETSLETILDEIEQGSRDLEGPLQVTIAVRDREELERARECFRSYTDRESRKREESSLANDFLKELLKKRRD
- a CDS encoding WYL domain-containing protein; its protein translation is MTSMGRGQLVSRTWRLVRLLDNARGRTLSELADELGCSSRTVIRDLRGLQDAGLPIYDEREGREKLWKFVEGFKSRVPPPFTVTELLALYFARRLSRVLRDTPFYASLESAHAKIAGLLPPESRALIDEYDAVLAARPGPFKDYSRQRKLIEVATEAARNRRSLDVTYHTFSRGVVTERRIDPYRLFYFQGGLYVIGFDHLRNEIRIFALERIQRWTLTEETFTLPEGFDFERHMKSALGIFRGREIEARIRFRPSAAPFVAERQWHETQEISTAHDGSIVLTMRVADTLELRRWILSFGSDADVLEPEHLRRQIRDEAQAILDQFERSDFVPGQLHLPIEDFLERQIRIGG